The Puntigrus tetrazona isolate hp1 chromosome 3, ASM1883169v1, whole genome shotgun sequence genome contains a region encoding:
- the lrrc4ba gene encoding leucine-rich repeat-containing protein 4B, whose protein sequence is MRITTVTSLPSPSPLLLLLVQLLLWLILPGQEAVGAASTCPTLCSCSNQASRVICTKRNLEEVPDSISNNTRYLNLQENSIQVIKSDTFKHLRHLEILQLSKNQIRQIEVGAFNGLPNLNTLELFDNRLTLVPSQAFEYLSKLRELWLRNNPIETLPGYAFHRVPSLRRLDLGELKKLDYISDAAFVGLINLRYLNLGMCGLKDIPNLTPLVRLEELELSGNRLEIIRPGSFQGLESLRKLWLMHSQMSVIERNAFDDLKNLEELNLSHNSLHSLPHDLFTPLQKLERVHLNHNPWVCNCDVLWLSWWLKETVPSNTTCCARCHAPPYLKGKYIGELDQSHFTCYAPVIVEPPTDLNVTEGMAAELKCRTGTSMTSVNWITPNGTLMTHGSYRVRISVLHDGTLNFTNVTLRDTGQYTCMVTNSAGNTTATAVLNVTAADVSVNYTYFTTVTVETVESTGDEDSALRAFNETFIHIPGPTPSGHLWHEVVPTTASSLSILGSSSSPRATKPTFTVPISEPNFPPELDDVMKTTKIIIGCFVAITFMAAVMLVVFYKLRKQHQLHKHHGPARAIEIINVEDEIGAGTGIRGSGISGGSTVPQGGSGGGGQSLRLHHPEIVNLPNLARAEHLNHYYKTHHFNNNMMGLGLGGGSGGGLNNNNNPSPCSQAQTTPISCTQVPVSAGSTSCSMPSPMPLPTLGIHGSLKGLMGKGQNPQIEPLLFKSGSKENVQETQI, encoded by the exons ATGCGCATCACCACGGTGACCAGCCTTCCTAGTCCCTCCCCCCTCCTCCTCTTATTGGTTCAGCTGCTGTTGTGGCTCATCCTCCCAGGCCAAGAGGCAGTTGGTGCCGCCTCCACCTGTCCCACGCTGTGCAGTTGTTCTAATCAAGCTAGTCGAGTGATTTGTACAAAACGAAACTTAGAAGAGGTGCCCGACAGTATATCAAACAACACACGATACCTCAACTTACAAGAGAACTCAATACAG GTGATAAAATCAGACACATTCAAACATTTGAGGCACCTGGAGATCCTCCAGCTCTCCAAGAACCAGATTCGTCAGATAGAGGTGGGCGCTTTCAATGGCCTCCCAAACCTTAACACTCTGGAACTGTTCGACAACCGCCTCACGCTGGTGCCATCGCAAGCTTTTGAGTACCTCAGTAAGCTGCGGGAACTGTGGTTACGAAATAATCCCATTGAGACTTTACCAGGCTACGCCTTTCACCGCGTACCCTCGCTGCGGCGTCTTGACCTAGGCGAACTCAAGAAGCTGGATTATATATCTGACGCAGCCTTTGTTGGACTCATCAACCTGCGCTACCTGAACTTGGGTATGTGTGGCCTGAAGGACATCCCTAACTTGACTCCCCTGGTGCGACTGGAGGAGCTAGAGTTGTCTGGAAACCGCCTGGAAATCATCAGACCCGGATCCTTCCAAGGCCTGGAGTCTTTGCGCAAACTATGGCTCATGCACTCTCAGATGTCGGTCATCGAGCGCAATGCTTTCGATGATCTCAAGAACCTAGAAGAGCTTAACCTATCCCACAATTCCCTGCACTCTTTGCCCCATGACCTTTTCACACCTCTACAGAAGCTGGAGCGAGTGCACCTCAATCACAACCCATGGGTGTGCAACTGCGATGTTCTCTGGCTAAGCTGGTGGCTGAAAGAAACGGTGCCGAGCAACACCACCTGCTGTGCACGGTGCCATGCACCACCCTACCTTAAGGGAAAGTACATAGGAGAGTTAGACCAGAGCCATTTCACCTGCTATGCCCCTGTCATTGTGGAGCCACCCACTGACCTCAATGTGACCGAAGGCATGGCAGCTGAGCTCAAATGTCGCACTGGTACATCCATGACGTCCGTGAACTGGATCACTCCGAATGGGACCTTAATGACCCATGGCTCCTATAGAGTCAGGATTTCCGTTCTGCATGATGGCACGCTGAATTTCACCAATGTAACTCTGCGTGACACCGGCCAGTACACCTGCATGGTGACCAACTCAGCTGGGAACACGACGGCAACTGCTGTCCTGAATGTGACCGCAGCAGACGTGAGTGTCAACTACACCTACTTCACCACTGTCACTGTAGAAACTGTGGAGTCTACGGGAGATGAAGATTCTGCATTGCGTGCCTTCAACGAGACCTTCATCCATATTCCTGGGCCTACACCTTCTGGGCACCTCTGGCATGAAGTTGTCCCCACTACTGCCTCTTCTCTCTCGATCCTCGGTTCATCGTCTTCTCCTCGAGCAACCAAGCCCACTTTCACTGTCCCCATTTCTGAGCCCAACTTTCCCCCTGAACTAGATGACGTGATGAAGACCACCAAGATCATCATCGGTTGCTTCGTGGCTATTACCTTTATGGCTGCCGTCATGCTGGTGGTGTTTTACAAGCTCAGAAAGCAGCATCAGTTGCACAAGCACCATGGGCCGGCACGAGCCATCGAGATCATTAATGTCGAAGATGAGATTGGAGCGGGAACGGGCATCCGTGGCAGCGGCATTTCAGGAGGATCCACGGTACCACAAGGAGGCTCCGGTGGAGGCGGACAGAGCTTGCGTCTGCACCACCCTGAAATCGTCAACCTCCCAAACCTTGCACGTGCAGAGCATCTCAACCATTACTACAAGACCCATCACTTCAACAATAACATGATGGGCCTGGGCCTTGGAGGGGGCTCGGGCGGAGGcctaaacaataacaacaacccTTCACCCTGCTCCCAGGCCCAGACTACCCCCATCTCTTGCACGCAGGTGCCAGTCTCTGCAGGTAGTACATCATGCTCCATGCCTTCTCCGATGCCTCTGCCGACCCTTGGCATCCATGGGTCACTGAAAGGCCTGATGGGTAAAGGGCAGAACCCACAGATTGAGCCGTTGCTTTTCAAGAGCGGCTCCAAGGAGAATGTCCAAGAAACCCAGATCTGA